A single window of Anaerocolumna chitinilytica DNA harbors:
- a CDS encoding ABC transporter substrate-binding protein — protein MKKRLLAVLLSAVLTAVSLTGCASSSTPSTAGSNSNNSSTTENDKTGSDSKGTGKAIRLVNGKIEIDNQLKAFAAAYKERTGQEVIIESLGGGADINGTLKGYLATNNMPDIFVFGGEGDYQTWKDYMADLSSEAWASQTDFGFKDSAGKTVGFPYAVEGYGITYNADILKKAGVDPKSLINYDAYKAAFEKIDSMKEELGLTAVCSVAAEAGQMYWSTANHIFGYYLSAGLKRDDKTYIDMLKEGKVDEQRLGQFADFTKMLFSYSDQNVLISGTYDDQLALWAQGKAAFITQGNWIDPSLPSYNATFDCGIAPLAFTKEDMPGILADCPSWWAVYNDGKNIDACKAFLNDLATSAEGQKALVKDCGMISPYKTCKEIPETPLAVSLKSYIDAGNTYAWQWAKMPEGIASNATGVVFELYAKGDIDKDGFVKMLGQAIADYVKK, from the coding sequence ATGAAAAAGAGATTATTGGCAGTTTTGCTCTCAGCTGTGCTGACAGCGGTTTCTTTAACAGGTTGTGCAAGTAGCAGTACACCAAGTACTGCCGGAAGCAATAGTAACAATTCTTCAACAACAGAAAATGATAAGACAGGTAGTGATTCCAAAGGGACGGGTAAAGCTATCCGTCTGGTGAACGGAAAGATTGAAATTGACAATCAGTTAAAAGCTTTTGCAGCTGCTTATAAAGAGAGAACAGGGCAGGAGGTTATTATAGAGTCTTTAGGGGGCGGTGCGGATATCAACGGAACCTTAAAAGGATATCTTGCAACCAATAATATGCCTGATATTTTCGTATTCGGCGGTGAAGGGGATTATCAGACCTGGAAGGACTATATGGCAGATCTAAGCAGTGAGGCCTGGGCTTCTCAGACAGATTTCGGTTTTAAGGATTCAGCCGGTAAGACGGTAGGTTTTCCTTATGCGGTAGAAGGTTATGGAATTACATACAATGCAGATATCTTAAAAAAGGCTGGGGTGGATCCGAAGTCCCTTATAAACTACGATGCTTATAAAGCAGCTTTTGAAAAGATTGATTCAATGAAGGAAGAGCTTGGTTTAACTGCCGTTTGCTCCGTTGCTGCAGAAGCAGGACAAATGTATTGGTCTACTGCAAATCACATATTTGGCTATTACCTGTCAGCAGGTTTAAAGAGAGATGATAAAACCTATATTGATATGCTGAAAGAAGGTAAGGTAGATGAACAAAGACTTGGACAGTTTGCAGACTTTACTAAAATGCTCTTTAGCTATTCTGATCAGAATGTTTTAATATCCGGTACCTATGATGACCAGTTGGCTCTTTGGGCTCAAGGTAAGGCGGCCTTTATTACCCAGGGAAATTGGATAGATCCTTCTCTTCCAAGCTACAATGCTACTTTTGACTGTGGTATTGCCCCGTTAGCTTTTACAAAAGAAGATATGCCAGGGATACTGGCTGATTGTCCCTCCTGGTGGGCTGTTTATAATGACGGTAAGAACATAGATGCCTGCAAAGCTTTCCTGAATGACCTTGCTACCTCGGCAGAAGGCCAGAAAGCACTGGTAAAAGACTGCGGTATGATATCACCTTATAAAACATGTAAAGAAATTCCTGAAACACCTCTTGCAGTAAGTTTAAAGAGTTATATTGATGCGGGAAATACTTACGCATGGCAGTGGGCAAAAATGCCGGAGGGTATTGCATCAAATGCAACAGGTGTTGTATTTGAATTATATGCAAAGGGTGATATTGACAAAGATGGATTTGTTAAAATGTTAGGCCAGGCAATTGCTGATTATGTAAAGAAATAG
- a CDS encoding Maf family protein: MYKIILASGSPRRKEILEQAGVKFEIQVSNTEEITEKQEPADMVEELALLKAEAIKDKQSGEFLIISADTLVFLDGKPLGKPKNKEDAFDMLLKLSGKKHEVYTGVTVSIRERGKGDKQLVFHQKSVVEVDSLTEAQINDYIATGEPFDKAGAYAIQGKFAVHIKGIEGEYNNIVGLPIAKIYRELLKEGIDILKN, translated from the coding sequence ATGTATAAAATTATTTTAGCATCAGGTTCACCGAGAAGAAAAGAAATATTGGAACAGGCAGGGGTGAAATTTGAGATACAGGTGAGTAATACAGAAGAAATAACAGAAAAGCAAGAACCTGCTGATATGGTTGAAGAATTGGCGTTATTAAAAGCAGAAGCCATAAAAGATAAACAGAGTGGCGAATTCCTTATTATTAGTGCGGATACGCTGGTGTTTCTTGACGGAAAGCCTCTTGGAAAGCCAAAGAATAAAGAAGATGCATTTGACATGCTCTTAAAACTCTCGGGGAAAAAGCATGAGGTATATACCGGAGTTACTGTTAGTATACGCGAAAGGGGAAAAGGGGACAAGCAGCTTGTGTTTCATCAGAAAAGCGTTGTTGAAGTAGACAGTTTAACAGAAGCACAGATTAACGATTATATTGCCACCGGTGAGCCTTTTGATAAAGCCGGTGCTTATGCAATCCAAGGAAAGTTTGCAGTGCATATCAAGGGAATCGAAGGAGAGTACAACAATATTGTGGGTCTCCCCATCGCAAAAATATACAGAGAACTTCTAAAAGAAGGTATTGATATCCTAAAAAATTAA
- a CDS encoding carbohydrate ABC transporter permease, protein MNIQLKRTFSLIEIILGLCAMAFALYLDFTGSESSYRGILLVAGLILAVAGLFILPVKKHRAIVNILFLLPVLLTFFFTVLNPFIQGIFLSMTDWNGIKFTKFTGIENYITMFRSGDYIYSFLITFLFTILNMISVNITAFVLALLCTSKVRGKNFYRASFFLPNLIGGIVLGYVWQFIFNKVFTAAIAGSQSMLTDPNLALLAILIVSTWQYAGYIMMIYVTGLQGVPRDIMEASNVDGANWWVTLRKIKIPMIANTFTVCLFLTLVNSFKQFDLNFAITNGAPSRILQGKAILSTEFMALNIYKTAIAKNEYALGQTKAVVFFIVLAVVSLTQVSINKKKEVEL, encoded by the coding sequence GTGAATATACAGCTAAAAAGAACTTTCTCCCTGATTGAGATAATACTAGGCTTGTGTGCAATGGCATTTGCTTTGTACCTGGATTTTACAGGCAGTGAAAGCAGTTACAGAGGAATATTGCTGGTAGCGGGACTTATATTGGCAGTAGCGGGACTTTTTATACTGCCGGTTAAAAAACATCGAGCTATTGTCAATATCTTGTTTTTGCTCCCAGTTCTGCTGACATTTTTCTTCACCGTTTTAAATCCGTTTATTCAGGGTATATTCCTCTCAATGACGGATTGGAATGGTATAAAATTTACAAAGTTTACAGGTATAGAGAATTATATAACCATGTTTCGTTCTGGAGATTATATATATTCCTTCCTGATTACCTTTCTTTTTACCATTTTAAATATGATTTCAGTAAACATAACAGCCTTTGTACTTGCACTTCTTTGTACCTCTAAGGTAAGGGGAAAGAATTTTTACCGTGCTTCCTTTTTTCTTCCTAACTTAATTGGTGGAATTGTGCTTGGATATGTTTGGCAATTTATTTTTAATAAGGTATTTACTGCTGCTATAGCAGGCAGCCAGTCCATGCTCACTGACCCTAATCTGGCTCTGTTAGCTATTCTGATCGTAAGTACCTGGCAATATGCCGGATATATTATGATGATTTATGTAACCGGTCTTCAGGGAGTGCCAAGGGATATTATGGAGGCGTCAAATGTAGACGGGGCGAATTGGTGGGTAACTCTGCGAAAGATAAAGATACCAATGATTGCGAATACTTTTACGGTATGTCTTTTTCTTACATTAGTCAATTCCTTTAAACAGTTTGACTTAAATTTTGCAATCACCAATGGTGCACCTAGCAGGATACTTCAAGGAAAGGCTATATTGTCGACGGAATTTATGGCACTGAATATTTATAAAACAGCAATTGCTAAAAATGAATATGCCTTGGGGCAGACAAAAGCCGTAGTTTTTTTTATTGTACTTGCGGTGGTCTCACTTACTCAGGTTTCTATAAATAAGAAGAAGGAGGTTGAATTGTAA
- a CDS encoding argininosuccinate synthase, translated as MKEKVILAYSGGLDTTVIIPWLKENYDYDVVCVCIDVGQGNELDGLEERAKASGAVKLYIENVVEEFVDDFVIPCVKAGAVYENKYLLGTSMARPVIAKRLVEIARLENATAICHGATGKGNDQVRFELGIKALAPDLKIIAPWRIWDISSREEEIEYCKEHGIHLPFSADNSYSRDRNLWHISHEGLELEDPANAPNYDHLLVLGVSPEKAPEDGEYITLSFEKGIPTALNGEAMSASNIIGQLNTLGGKHGVGIVDIVENRVVGMKSRGVYETPGGTILMEAHTALEELILDRDTLAYKKGIGDKFADVVYEGKWFTPLREALQAFVDSTQEFVTGEVKLKLYKGNIIKQGTTSPYSLYNESIASFTTGELYNHKDAEGFINLFGLSLKVRAMKQGTK; from the coding sequence ATGAAAGAGAAAGTAATACTTGCTTATTCCGGAGGTCTTGATACCACTGTCATTATCCCCTGGCTAAAAGAAAACTATGATTATGATGTTGTCTGTGTGTGTATAGATGTAGGACAGGGTAACGAACTGGATGGTTTGGAAGAAAGGGCTAAGGCTTCCGGAGCTGTAAAGCTCTATATTGAAAATGTGGTTGAAGAGTTTGTAGACGATTTTGTAATACCCTGTGTTAAGGCCGGCGCTGTTTACGAGAATAAATATTTACTTGGAACCTCTATGGCAAGACCGGTTATTGCAAAACGTCTGGTGGAAATAGCAAGACTTGAAAATGCCACCGCCATTTGTCATGGAGCAACCGGAAAAGGAAATGACCAGGTACGTTTTGAACTTGGTATCAAAGCTCTGGCTCCTGATCTGAAGATTATCGCTCCCTGGAGAATCTGGGATATCTCCTCCCGGGAAGAAGAAATTGAATACTGCAAGGAGCACGGTATTCATCTTCCTTTCTCTGCTGATAACAGCTACAGCCGTGACAGAAATCTCTGGCACATCAGTCATGAAGGTCTGGAACTTGAAGATCCGGCAAACGCTCCGAACTATGACCACCTCTTGGTACTCGGTGTATCACCGGAGAAGGCTCCTGAGGATGGTGAATATATTACTCTTTCCTTTGAAAAAGGTATTCCTACTGCTTTAAACGGTGAAGCTATGTCAGCCTCTAACATTATCGGGCAGTTAAATACTTTAGGCGGCAAGCATGGCGTGGGAATTGTAGACATTGTTGAGAACCGTGTTGTAGGTATGAAATCCCGCGGTGTGTATGAAACTCCCGGCGGAACAATACTTATGGAAGCACATACTGCTCTGGAAGAATTGATTTTAGACCGTGATACCTTGGCATATAAAAAAGGGATTGGTGATAAATTTGCAGATGTTGTTTATGAAGGCAAATGGTTTACTCCTTTAAGAGAGGCTCTTCAAGCTTTTGTTGATTCCACTCAGGAGTTTGTTACCGGTGAGGTTAAACTCAAGCTATATAAAGGAAATATAATTAAACAGGGTACAACTTCTCCATATTCTTTATATAATGAAAGCATTGCCTCCTTTACAACAGGTGAATTGTATAATCATAAAGATGCAGAAGGTTTTATCAATCTCTTTGGTCTGTCCTTAAAAGTTCGTGCCATGAAACAAGGTACGAAATAG
- a CDS encoding putative heavy metal-binding protein — translation MIITTTNTIEGRTITEYKGIVFGEVISGVNFIKDFAAGLSNFFGGRSGTYEEELIQARQNAVREMEERARNMGADAVVAVDVDYEVLGADNGMLMVTVSGTAVTLR, via the coding sequence ATGATTATAACAACAACCAATACTATTGAAGGAAGAACTATTACAGAATACAAAGGTATCGTTTTCGGAGAAGTAATATCCGGTGTCAACTTTATTAAAGATTTTGCGGCAGGATTATCTAACTTCTTCGGCGGCCGCTCCGGCACATATGAAGAAGAACTAATTCAGGCAAGGCAAAATGCAGTCAGGGAAATGGAAGAACGTGCCAGAAATATGGGTGCCGATGCCGTTGTGGCTGTAGATGTAGATTATGAAGTATTAGGAGCCGACAATGGTATGCTTATGGTTACTGTTTCCGGAACCGCTGTAACTTTACGTTAA
- the argJ gene encoding bifunctional glutamate N-acetyltransferase/amino-acid acetyltransferase ArgJ: MEIISGGVTAPKGYKATGIYAGIKKKKKDMALVYSVVPAKAAGTFTTNLVKAAPVLWDKKIVEEYGAAQAIVINSGVANACTGALGVENNQKMAAAMAEQLGLKAEEVLTASTGVIGAQLPIEAIKEGCKLLKEGLGESAESAGLAAEAIMTTDTFAKQYALTFELDDKQITIGGMSKGSGMIHPNMATMIGVITTDLAISKELLLEAIREDVKDSFNMISVDRDTSTNDSLFLLANGMAGNKEITQKNEAYAVFKKALNQVTTELAKMMASDGEGATKLFECSVKGAATKEQAVILSKSIITSNLVKTAVFGNDANWGRILCAMGYAGVPFNPDKVDLYIESAIGSLKLVENGMATDYSEEKATEILKQKEVKAIADIKNGDCIATAWGCDLTDKYVYINADYRS, translated from the coding sequence ATGGAGATTATTAGCGGTGGAGTTACAGCTCCAAAAGGATATAAGGCAACTGGTATATATGCAGGAATTAAGAAAAAGAAAAAGGATATGGCACTGGTATACAGTGTAGTTCCGGCAAAGGCAGCAGGAACTTTTACTACCAATCTGGTTAAGGCTGCACCTGTTTTATGGGATAAGAAGATAGTTGAGGAATACGGCGCAGCTCAGGCAATCGTAATAAACAGTGGTGTTGCCAATGCCTGTACAGGTGCATTAGGCGTAGAAAATAATCAAAAGATGGCAGCCGCTATGGCTGAACAATTAGGACTTAAGGCAGAAGAAGTGCTGACTGCATCCACTGGTGTTATTGGTGCTCAGCTTCCTATTGAGGCAATAAAAGAGGGCTGTAAACTTTTGAAAGAAGGATTGGGTGAGAGTGCAGAGAGTGCAGGACTGGCAGCGGAAGCAATTATGACTACTGATACCTTTGCCAAACAATATGCTCTTACCTTTGAATTAGATGATAAGCAAATTACAATAGGCGGAATGTCGAAGGGGTCCGGTATGATACATCCTAACATGGCTACCATGATAGGGGTTATTACAACAGACCTTGCAATCAGTAAAGAGCTGCTTCTTGAAGCTATCAGAGAAGATGTTAAGGATAGCTTTAATATGATATCTGTTGACAGGGATACCTCCACCAATGACTCTCTCTTCCTATTGGCAAATGGAATGGCCGGAAATAAGGAAATTACGCAGAAAAATGAGGCGTATGCAGTATTTAAAAAGGCTCTAAATCAGGTAACTACAGAGCTTGCCAAGATGATGGCTTCCGACGGGGAAGGAGCTACAAAGCTTTTTGAATGCAGTGTAAAAGGTGCTGCTACGAAGGAACAGGCAGTAATTTTAAGTAAATCCATCATTACTTCCAACCTGGTAAAGACAGCAGTATTTGGCAATGATGCCAACTGGGGAAGAATACTGTGCGCTATGGGTTATGCAGGAGTTCCTTTTAACCCGGATAAGGTGGATTTATATATTGAAAGCGCCATAGGTTCCCTGAAACTTGTAGAAAATGGTATGGCAACAGATTACAGCGAAGAAAAGGCAACAGAAATACTAAAGCAAAAGGAAGTGAAAGCAATCGCTGATATAAAAAATGGGGATTGCATAGCGACTGCATGGGGCTGCGATTTAACGGACAAATATGTGTATATTAATGCAGATTACCGTTCTTAG
- the argB gene encoding acetylglutamate kinase — MDKILMKAQTLIEALPYIQKFNNKKVVVKYGGSAMLDENLQLNVIKDVALLKLVGMQPIIVHGGGKEISKWVSLLGHESTFVEGLRVTDETTMEVAEMVLGKVNKNLVQMLEKLGVKAVGINGKDGSTIKVEKKFVNGQDIGYVGNITDVKADLINTLIDNNFIPVISPIGLDEDYHAYNINADDAACAVATAIGAEKLAFLTDIEGVYTNPSDKETLISVLTLEKADELMQNGFIGGGMLPKLKNCIDAVKGGVSRVHILDGRMEHCLLLEFFTNRGIGTAIINNESILFENEKTQAES; from the coding sequence ATGGATAAGATACTTATGAAAGCGCAGACTCTGATTGAGGCGCTTCCTTATATACAGAAATTCAATAATAAAAAGGTAGTTGTAAAATATGGCGGGAGCGCGATGTTAGATGAGAATCTCCAGCTGAATGTAATAAAAGATGTAGCACTTCTTAAGTTAGTAGGTATGCAGCCTATTATTGTACACGGAGGAGGCAAAGAAATTTCCAAATGGGTAAGTTTGTTAGGGCATGAATCGACTTTCGTCGAAGGATTAAGAGTAACCGATGAAACTACCATGGAAGTGGCGGAGATGGTCCTGGGCAAGGTAAATAAGAATCTTGTGCAGATGCTTGAAAAGCTTGGAGTAAAAGCAGTTGGTATCAACGGCAAGGATGGTTCTACGATCAAGGTAGAGAAAAAGTTCGTCAATGGCCAGGATATCGGATATGTGGGTAATATTACAGACGTAAAGGCGGATTTAATTAATACTCTGATTGATAATAACTTTATACCGGTTATTTCACCTATCGGTTTAGATGAGGATTACCATGCATATAACATCAATGCAGATGATGCTGCTTGTGCGGTGGCAACAGCAATAGGTGCAGAGAAATTGGCTTTTCTTACAGATATTGAAGGAGTTTATACGAATCCTTCTGATAAAGAAACATTGATCTCTGTACTTACTCTTGAAAAAGCAGATGAACTGATGCAAAACGGATTTATTGGAGGCGGTATGCTCCCCAAATTAAAGAATTGCATTGATGCGGTAAAAGGAGGTGTTTCCAGAGTGCATATCCTGGATGGCAGAATGGAACATTGTCTGTTACTGGAATTCTTTACGAACAGAGGTATTGGAACCGCAATTATTAATAATGAAAGTATTCTTTTTGAGAATGAGAAAACACAGGCAGAAAGTTAA
- a CDS encoding carbohydrate ABC transporter permease — protein MKKQKINLRFAELIGILLSVVVLLPFVLVLFNSSKKSADIVISPIMPPRHMGQLFTNLSNVIHNQNFSYWKSFSSSFIITVVSLALLSLFSGMAAWVLVRNKKTWSNIIFMLFVAAMVIPFQVVMLPLLSTFRNLSVFTGIQFLNSYTGIIFAYLGFGGSMSIFILHGFIKGIPYELEEAAWIDGCSPEGTFFRIIFPLLKPVQMTVLILNGIWIWNDYLLPSLMLGLNGRIKTLPIAVSSFVGSYVKQWDLILTAALLAMIPIIILFIFAQRQIIQGMVEGAIK, from the coding sequence ATGAAGAAGCAAAAGATAAATCTGCGTTTTGCAGAGCTTATTGGAATTCTGCTTTCCGTTGTAGTGCTGCTCCCTTTTGTTTTAGTACTGTTTAATTCCTCAAAGAAAAGTGCGGATATTGTAATCAGTCCGATAATGCCTCCAAGACACATGGGACAATTGTTTACAAATCTTAGTAACGTAATACATAACCAGAATTTCAGCTATTGGAAATCATTCTCCAGTTCATTTATTATAACCGTAGTATCTTTGGCCTTACTGTCATTGTTTTCCGGAATGGCAGCATGGGTTTTGGTACGTAATAAAAAGACCTGGTCCAATATTATATTCATGCTCTTTGTAGCGGCAATGGTTATTCCTTTCCAGGTAGTCATGCTGCCGCTTTTATCCACCTTTAGAAATTTATCTGTTTTTACCGGAATACAGTTCCTTAACAGCTATACCGGAATAATATTTGCTTATTTGGGTTTTGGTGGCTCCATGTCTATCTTTATTCTGCATGGTTTTATTAAGGGTATCCCCTATGAATTAGAAGAAGCGGCCTGGATTGACGGCTGCAGTCCGGAAGGAACCTTTTTTCGAATTATCTTTCCTTTGCTTAAACCGGTGCAAATGACAGTTTTAATACTTAACGGTATCTGGATCTGGAATGATTATTTACTGCCTTCTCTTATGCTTGGACTAAACGGAAGAATTAAGACACTGCCTATTGCGGTAAGCAGCTTCGTAGGCTCTTATGTAAAACAGTGGGATTTGATATTAACAGCAGCCCTCTTAGCAATGATTCCAATTATTATTCTGTTTATTTTTGCTCAGAGGCAAATTATACAGGGAATGGTTGAAGGTGCTATTAAGTAA
- a CDS encoding GGDEF domain-containing response regulator, whose protein sequence is MEKDTVLVVDDSEIICTIIKDILESSSLHIAIAHSGEESIPIAKTIRPTLILLDIMMTGIDGYETCKILKEFPETKDIPIIFITGNNDSESVLRGFEVGAADYVSKPFIPEELKARVKVHMQNVRSQRELQVLMKELKEMAITDYLTKLYNRRYFMEKLHEYVESDYTEFALILFDVDNFKYINDTYGHNAGDITLVSMSNIFRLMLSEENTVSRWGGEEFLVFLPNSDLEHALKIGNKLRREVEKYTFICENIEFHCTITGGIVKYDPELSVEKNITCADQALYQGKSLGKNLCICYSDS, encoded by the coding sequence ATGGAGAAGGATACCGTCTTGGTAGTTGATGACAGTGAGATTATATGTACCATCATTAAGGATATATTAGAATCCTCATCATTGCACATAGCTATTGCCCATTCAGGTGAGGAAAGTATTCCTATAGCCAAGACCATTCGTCCTACCCTGATTTTACTTGATATCATGATGACTGGAATAGATGGATACGAAACCTGTAAGATTTTAAAGGAATTTCCTGAGACAAAGGATATTCCGATTATTTTTATTACCGGTAATAATGATTCTGAATCCGTTCTGCGCGGATTTGAGGTAGGTGCAGCAGATTATGTTTCAAAACCTTTTATTCCCGAAGAGTTAAAGGCCCGTGTCAAAGTTCATATGCAGAATGTCAGAAGCCAACGAGAACTTCAGGTTCTAATGAAGGAATTAAAGGAAATGGCCATTACTGATTATCTGACAAAATTATATAACCGTCGCTATTTTATGGAAAAGCTTCATGAATATGTAGAATCCGATTACACGGAATTTGCTCTGATACTGTTTGATGTTGATAATTTCAAATATATTAATGACACCTATGGTCATAATGCCGGAGATATTACCCTTGTCAGTATGTCCAATATCTTCAGGCTTATGTTAAGCGAAGAGAATACTGTAAGCCGCTGGGGCGGAGAAGAATTCCTGGTATTCCTGCCAAATTCCGATCTGGAACATGCGTTAAAAATAGGCAACAAATTACGCAGAGAAGTTGAGAAGTACACTTTTATCTGTGAGAATATAGAATTCCATTGTACGATAACCGGCGGTATCGTTAAATATGATCCCGAATTATCGGTAGAAAAAAATATTACCTGCGCAGATCAAGCCCTTTACCAGGGTAAATCTCTTGGAAAGAATCTGTGTATCTGTTATTCAGACAGCTGA
- a CDS encoding Cof-type HAD-IIB family hydrolase, translated as MAYEILVLDIDGTLTNSQKEISPKTYRSIMAIQERGHSVVLASGRPTPGILPLAKKLKLSEYNGYILSYNGAKVMNCKDGEVIFQQALNREYLPDLHLAAMKNNVGMISYEGDCVITDSKIDKYMELEARINGIPIKQVQDFISYVQFDINKCLMTGDPDVLKEMEPELKNKFIDNLSIYRSEPFFLEIMPKNIDKAYSLGKLLDYLGLSKEQMISCGDGYNDISMIEYAGMGVAMANAQDAVKNKANYITYSNDEDGIAHVIETFML; from the coding sequence ATGGCTTACGAAATACTTGTACTAGATATTGACGGAACATTGACGAATTCACAAAAAGAGATATCTCCTAAGACTTATCGTTCCATTATGGCAATTCAGGAACGCGGGCATAGTGTAGTATTGGCTTCCGGGCGCCCTACTCCTGGGATACTGCCCCTTGCAAAAAAGCTTAAACTTTCAGAATATAACGGTTACATTCTTTCCTACAATGGTGCCAAAGTTATGAACTGCAAGGATGGAGAAGTAATCTTTCAGCAAGCCCTAAACAGAGAATATCTTCCTGACCTTCACCTTGCTGCAATGAAAAATAATGTTGGAATGATATCTTATGAAGGTGATTGTGTTATCACCGATTCAAAGATTGATAAATATATGGAACTTGAGGCCAGAATAAATGGCATCCCCATTAAACAAGTACAGGATTTTATTTCTTACGTTCAGTTCGATATCAATAAATGTCTTATGACCGGAGACCCGGATGTATTAAAAGAAATGGAACCGGAGCTTAAAAACAAATTTATAGACAACTTAAGCATTTACCGCTCCGAGCCCTTCTTTCTGGAAATCATGCCGAAGAACATCGACAAAGCATATTCTCTTGGTAAACTCCTTGATTATCTCGGATTATCAAAAGAACAGATGATTAGCTGCGGTGATGGTTATAATGATATCTCAATGATAGAATATGCAGGTATGGGTGTTGCTATGGCAAATGCTCAGGATGCAGTAAAAAATAAAGCAAATTATATTACCTATTCCAATGATGAAGATGGTATTGCTCACGTAATTGAAACTTTTATGCTATAA